One part of the Glycine soja cultivar W05 chromosome 11, ASM419377v2, whole genome shotgun sequence genome encodes these proteins:
- the LOC114374437 gene encoding uncharacterized protein LOC114374437 gives MTTLVQFSIKCSNLKPNFFHHGIYKRPTCSFSRIETKFGSFNGNNLKLTAGRVSLFFLGGEVFKNGVLWEEKGCKRKKRVVLVKNNQGFGFNGGGGGGGRDDGATARILGNLALAIGLTYLSMTGQLGWILDAIVSIWLVAVLIPIVGLGAFLWWAGRDIMQGTCPNCGNDFQVFKSSLNDDLQLCPFCGQPFSVVGNEFVKDSVKFSNQTTTFGQAFNNFTRSRKEKDSGKAIDVEAEINDVD, from the exons ATGACCACACTCGTGCAATTCTCTATCAAATGTTCAAACTTGAAGCCCAACTTCTTCCACCATGGCATATACAAGAGACCCACTTGCTCTTTCTCTCGGATAGAGACAAAGTTTGGTTCTTTTAATGGCAATAACTTGAAACTGACGGCAGGCAGGGTGAGCTTGTTCTTCTTGGGAGGTGAAGTGTTTAAAAATGGGGTTTTGTGGGAAGAGAAGGGGTGCAAGAGGAAAAAGAGGGTGGTGTTGGTGAAGAATAATCAGGGGTTTGGCTTCAAtggaggaggtggtggtggtggaagagaTGATGGTGCCACTGCTAGGATTTTGGGAAACCTTGCTTTAGCTATTGGATTGACTTACCTTTCTATGACTGGGCAACTTGGTTGGATTTTGGATGCTATTGTGTCCATTTGG CTTGTTGCAGTGTTAATACCAATAGTAGGTCTTGGTGCTTTCCTCTGGTGGGCAGGGCGAGATATAATGCAAGGCACT TGTCCAAATTGTGGAAATGATTTTCAGGTTTTCAA ATCCTCTCTGAATGATGATTTGCAGCTGTGCCCTTTTTGTGGTCAACCTTTTTCTG TTGTTGGCAATGAGTTTGTGAAGGACTCTGTGAAGTTTTCAAACCAAACTACTACATTTGGACAAGCATTCAATAATTTCACCCGTTCTAGAAAAG AAAAAGATTCTGGTAAAGCAATTGATGTTGAAGCTGAAATTAATGATGTAGACTGA